In Deltaproteobacteria bacterium, a single genomic region encodes these proteins:
- a CDS encoding lanthionine synthetase C family protein — MALARREPAGLGETTDAALYWAHVAQMFPEPWVEHAFERAMASLADAIDGGVVAIGMFGGLTGAAWAAHVIDDAPDEPGSEAPDTLPPRVDAILVEALSRKEWSGHYDLISGLVGFGVYFLARRRHALARRGLRLTLDRLESMAEPARGGLAWMTPAALLPAHHRRTHPEGMIDLGLAHGVPGVVAFYSAILLAHVLPGHEEASLRRSLRSAVGFLEAHRQPQREHAAFDWCVAPGVAGRAARTAWCYGDPGVALALLRASWALQDHALYERALSLARACATRPDDKCAVQDAGLCHGAAGLGHLFGRLGDATGDEVLRDGARRWFRNTLALRRSDGLAGFPAFETADAPAGQGTYRASPGILGGAAGVGLALMSALGASAVWDQRLLLDVTPAG, encoded by the coding sequence GTGGCGCTCGCGCGTCGAGAGCCGGCTGGCCTCGGCGAGACGACGGACGCGGCGCTCTACTGGGCCCACGTTGCACAGATGTTTCCCGAACCGTGGGTGGAGCATGCGTTCGAGCGAGCGATGGCGTCCTTGGCTGATGCGATTGACGGCGGTGTCGTTGCGATCGGCATGTTCGGTGGATTGACCGGGGCCGCTTGGGCCGCACATGTCATCGACGACGCGCCGGACGAGCCCGGGTCGGAGGCTCCGGACACGCTGCCGCCGCGCGTCGACGCGATCCTGGTCGAGGCACTGTCGCGAAAGGAGTGGTCAGGTCACTACGATCTCATCAGCGGCCTCGTCGGCTTCGGGGTCTACTTTCTCGCGAGACGGCGTCACGCGCTCGCGCGCCGAGGTCTGCGACTGACGCTGGATCGACTCGAGTCGATGGCGGAGCCGGCTCGAGGTGGATTGGCTTGGATGACCCCGGCCGCTCTGTTGCCGGCCCACCACCGACGAACGCACCCCGAGGGCATGATCGACCTCGGCCTCGCACACGGAGTCCCCGGCGTGGTCGCGTTCTACTCGGCGATACTGCTCGCCCACGTGCTGCCAGGGCACGAGGAGGCATCGCTCCGGCGCTCACTGCGGTCGGCAGTCGGATTCCTCGAAGCCCATCGTCAACCACAGCGCGAGCACGCAGCCTTCGATTGGTGCGTCGCGCCGGGCGTCGCCGGCCGTGCGGCCCGAACCGCGTGGTGCTACGGCGACCCAGGGGTCGCGTTGGCCTTGCTCCGCGCCTCATGGGCGTTGCAGGACCATGCCCTCTACGAGCGCGCGCTGTCGTTGGCACGGGCATGCGCAACGCGACCGGACGACAAGTGCGCGGTGCAGGACGCCGGTCTGTGCCATGGCGCGGCGGGGCTCGGCCACCTGTTCGGCCGTCTCGGCGACGCCACCGGCGACGAGGTCCTGCGCGACGGCGCACGGAGATGGTTCCGGAACACCCTGGCGCTACGCCGGTCGGATGGTCTCGCCGGCTTCCCCGCGTTCGAGACCGCCGACGCACCTGCCGGGCAGGGCACGTACCGCGCGAGCCCGGGAATCCTCGGCGGAGCGGCCGGCGTCGGTCTCGCGTTGATGTCCGCGCTCGGTGCCTCAGCGGTCTGGGATCAGCGGTTGCTCTTGGACGTGACGCCCGCGGGCTGA